The sequence below is a genomic window from Halosolutus gelatinilyticus.
CCGAACCCATCGGACGAATGACCGACGGGCCGCGGCTTCCCGGCGTCGACCGCGACGAGGACCAGGAGCGGATCGTCTGTCACGTCGACGCCGACTGTTTTTACGCCGCCTGCGAGCGGCTTCGCGAGCCCGACCTCCGCGGCGAGCCGGTCGTCGTGGGGATGGGATACGAGCCGGGCGAGACGATCGGCGCCGTCGCGACGGCCAGCTACGAGGCCCGCGAGTTCGGCGTCGAGAGCGCGCAGGCGATCTCGACCGCGCTCGAACGACTGCCGAGGCGCGCCGCGCTCGATCCCGACGCGGCGGACCACGATCCGGCGTTCGAACGGTCGGAGACGGGGTACTACCGACCCGTCGACATGGACTACTACGAGTCGATCGCGGCCGAGGTCCACGAGATCCTCTACGACTGCGCCGACGTCGTCCGGAAGGTGAGCATCGACGAGGCCTACCTGGACGTCACCGAGCGAACCGCGTGGGAGGTCGCCGACGGCTTCGCCCGCCACGTCAAGGATCGCATCCGCCGGGAGGTCGGCGTCGTCGTCAGCGTCGGCATCGCGCCGACGATGAGCGCGGCCAAGATCGCCAGCGACTTCGAGAAGCCGGACGGACTCACCGTCGTCCGACCCGAGGAGCTCCGATCGTTTCTCGCCCCGCTCGACGTAGCGCTGCTCCACGGCGTCGGACCGGTGACGGCCCGGGAGCTTCGCGAGATGGGACTGGAGACGGCGGGCGACATCGCGGCCGCGGCCCCCGATCCGCTCGTCGATCGATTCGGCGAGCGGGGCCGGGAACTCTACGATCGCGCCCGCGGCGAGGA
It includes:
- a CDS encoding DNA polymerase Y family protein, with protein sequence MTDGPRLPGVDRDEDQERIVCHVDADCFYAACERLREPDLRGEPVVVGMGYEPGETIGAVATASYEAREFGVESAQAISTALERLPRRAALDPDAADHDPAFERSETGYYRPVDMDYYESIAAEVHEILYDCADVVRKVSIDEAYLDVTERTAWEVADGFARHVKDRIRREVGVVVSVGIAPTMSAAKIASDFEKPDGLTVVRPEELRSFLAPLDVALLHGVGPVTARELREMGLETAGDIAAAAPDPLVDRFGERGRELYDRARGEDDRRVEPKGDPKSFSRESAFAEPVTDPEPKYEQIETLAAAVADRAQREGALYRTIGVKAVTPPYDVNTREKSLSGPIDDPALVERIARDLFVEFEADPVRKLGVRVANLEFSSADQARLDGWERADDRREVDATGDRGPETVDLTDYADAEAADGTGDEDSVTDDTDDGDSTGAAFDPPAAGQSTLADFSGLDRDDRT